In Bacillota bacterium, one DNA window encodes the following:
- a CDS encoding PadR family transcriptional regulator, with product MPQKNTTAYIILGLLAHEDSSGYDLKKKIDVMISQFWDVGYGQLYPTLKVLEKEGSIKGATVQSEKGPDRIVYSITDAGRQKLTQWMSLPLEKEYIRYEILLKLFFGSLSNPEDNIRRIEAFQKQHEVDYKMISMFKSNLERVFGENKDHLYYYLTVLFGEHIYKAYLDWASEALLFIQKNIINNERDADNETPENS from the coding sequence ATGCCGCAAAAGAATACCACAGCTTATATCATACTTGGGCTTCTGGCGCATGAAGACTCAAGCGGATATGACCTTAAGAAAAAAATCGACGTAATGATTTCGCAGTTTTGGGACGTTGGGTATGGACAGCTTTATCCGACATTAAAAGTCCTCGAGAAAGAAGGCTCAATAAAAGGGGCGACTGTGCAGTCAGAAAAAGGTCCCGACCGAATCGTATATTCTATCACCGACGCCGGAAGGCAAAAGCTCACACAGTGGATGTCCCTTCCGCTTGAAAAAGAATATATAAGATACGAAATCCTGTTGAAATTGTTCTTCGGAAGCCTCAGCAATCCGGAGGACAACATAAGACGGATAGAAGCCTTTCAAAAACAGCACGAGGTAGATTACAAAATGATAAGCATGTTCAAATCAAACCTTGAGCGTGTATTTGGTGAAAACAAAGATCACCTTTATTATTACCTCACCGTGCTGTTCGGCGAACACATATATAAAGCCTATCTCGATTGGGCTTCGGAAGCGCTCTTGTTTATCCAAAAAAATATTATAAATAATGAAAGGGATGCTGATAATGAAACGCCAGAAAATTCGTAA
- a CDS encoding helix-turn-helix domain-containing protein yields the protein MIKNIPACPVEMTLQLIGDRWKVLIIRDLLSGTKRFGELKKSIGSITQKVLTSNLRDMEENGLLTRKVYAEVPPKVEYTLTETGYSLKPVLDAMVAWGSAFKKNISQN from the coding sequence ATGATAAAAAACATACCGGCATGTCCTGTTGAAATGACGCTTCAGCTTATTGGAGACCGTTGGAAAGTGTTGATCATACGTGATTTGCTTTCGGGCACCAAACGGTTTGGCGAACTTAAAAAGTCGATCGGCAGCATAACGCAGAAAGTTTTGACGTCAAACCTGCGGGACATGGAAGAAAACGGGCTTTTGACACGTAAAGTTTATGCGGAGGTGCCGCCGAAGGTCGAATATACATTGACGGAAACCGGCTATAGCTTAAAACCTGTCCTAGACGCAATGGTCGCCTGGGGCTCCGCATTTAAGAAAAACATCTCTCAAAATTAA
- a CDS encoding pyridoxamine 5'-phosphate oxidase family protein, with protein sequence MSEVVEFLNANPVQYLATIGLDGRPKNRPFMFCLEKEGKLWFCTNNKKSVYAQLQTNPYVEITVSSPAYAWIRLEGKAVFENDMAVKEECMNNPIVKGQYKTASNPLFEVFYLNDAKAVIADFSGNPARKYSF encoded by the coding sequence ATGAGTGAAGTAGTGGAATTTTTAAATGCGAACCCGGTTCAGTATCTGGCGACAATAGGGCTTGACGGCAGGCCGAAGAACAGGCCTTTTATGTTTTGCCTTGAAAAAGAGGGCAAACTGTGGTTTTGCACCAATAATAAAAAGAGCGTCTATGCTCAGCTTCAAACAAATCCATATGTTGAGATAACGGTTTCTTCACCGGCTTATGCGTGGATTCGCCTCGAGGGCAAAGCGGTGTTTGAAAACGATATGGCGGTTAAAGAAGAATGCATGAACAATCCAATTGTTAAGGGACAGTATAAAACTGCATCTAACCCTCTGTTCGAGGTTTTTTATTTAAATGATGCAAAGGCTGTCATTGCCGATTTTTCCGGCAATCCAGCGAGAAAATATTCATTTTGA